The Mytilus galloprovincialis chromosome 7, xbMytGall1.hap1.1, whole genome shotgun sequence genome has a window encoding:
- the LOC143083768 gene encoding uncharacterized protein LOC143083768 isoform X2: MRTRGRGRGRGGRGRGRIVSVAPETETTNTQETNEQTQNSDTEQPANTNKEKRKRSKPLEIPQEKQDELADWYRENEPLYNKAHYQYKDTALKNTRWQAKANELGVEDWKTLRTWVESMRSQLGRLTREGNKSGSGRKDDTQRDKWIKEKFGFLGPHIARIETRGGINLKEKLKAKYGTDACVDSPSEHEDEEESQEDDERRSRCNLEETSSTIDIPSPIVTTKTKKKYQKMQSPVEKDIQEAIKQSSQLQKQVQAKLASHADMTPERQNWGHWMVSILPGLKERVWIYWTDFKMKVRSYAAVINNVFSNCRDSLVNNLHWMFPWAASVINQVMLGTYLHGSSNISYLDRTSPFCKTGLKLKQTLNL; the protein is encoded by the exons ATGAGGACCAGAGGCAGAGGAAGGGGTCGTGGTGGGCGTGGCAGAGGCCGCATAGTTAGTGTGGCGCCTGAGACTGAAACAActaatacacaagaaacaaatGAGCAAACACAAAATAGTGATACTGAACAGCCAGCTAATACCAATAAAGAGAAGCGCAAAAGAAGCAAGCCATTAGAAATACCACAAGAAAAGCAGGATGAGTTGGCAGATTGGTATAGAGAAAACGAACCTCTATACAACaaag CTCATTATCAGTACAAAGATACTGCTCTCAAAAATACACGATGGCAAGCAAAAGCTAACGAGCTAGGGGTAGAGGATTGGAAGACTCTCAGGACATGGGTTGAGTCAATGAGATCTCAGCTCGGAAGACTGACACGAGAAGGCAATAAATCTGGTTCAGGCAGAAAAGATGATACTCAAAGAGACAAATGGATCAAAGAAAAATTTGGCTTCTTGGGTCCACATATTGCCAGAATAGAAACCAGAGGAGGAATAAAC CTGAAAGAGAAACTCAAGGCAAAATACGGAACAGATGCTTGCGTCGATTCTCCCAGTGAACATGAGGACGAAGAGGAAAGTCAAGAAGACGATGAAAGAAG atcgCGATGTAATCTTGAGGAGACGTCCAGCACAATAGATATTCCCTCTCCTATAGTTACaacaaaaacgaaaaagaaatacCAGAAGATGCAATCTCCAGTTGAAAAAGACATCCAGGAAGCAATAAAACAGTCTTCTCAATTACAGAAACAAGTGCAGGCTAAGCTGGCTAGTCACGCGGACATGACACCCGAAAGGCAGAACTGGGGACATTGGATGGTCAGCATTCTTCCAG GTTTAAAAGAGAGAGTATGGATCTATTGGACAGATTTCAAAATGAAAGTAAGGAGCTACGCAGCCGTGATAAACAACGTCTTCAGCAACTGCAG gGATTCACTGGTCAACAATCTGCATTGGATGTTCCCATGGGCAGCTTCTGTAATCAATCAAGTAATGTTGGGTACCTACCTGCATGGCAGCAGCAATATCAGCTACCTGGACAGGACGTCGCCTTTCTGCAAAACCGGTCTAAAACTCAAGCAGACATTGAACCTATAA
- the LOC143083768 gene encoding uncharacterized protein LOC143083768 isoform X3, whose protein sequence is MSWQIGIEKTNLYTTKLKEKLKAKYGTDACVDSPSEHEDEEESQEDDERRSRCNLEETSSTIDIPSPIVTTKTKKKYQKMQSPVEKDIQEAIKQSSQLQKQVQAKLASHADMTPERQNWGHWMVSILPGIDDRLWGRFKRESMDLLDRFQNESKELRSRDKQRLQQLQGFTGQQSALDVPMGSFCNQSSNVGYLPAWQQQYQLPGQDVAFLQNRSKTQADIEPIRAHSAPPVTYNIKYCQCNNAIGFNER, encoded by the exons ATGAGTTGGCAGATTGGTATAGAGAAAACGAACCTCTATACAACaaag CTGAAAGAGAAACTCAAGGCAAAATACGGAACAGATGCTTGCGTCGATTCTCCCAGTGAACATGAGGACGAAGAGGAAAGTCAAGAAGACGATGAAAGAAG atcgCGATGTAATCTTGAGGAGACGTCCAGCACAATAGATATTCCCTCTCCTATAGTTACaacaaaaacgaaaaagaaatacCAGAAGATGCAATCTCCAGTTGAAAAAGACATCCAGGAAGCAATAAAACAGTCTTCTCAATTACAGAAACAAGTGCAGGCTAAGCTGGCTAGTCACGCGGACATGACACCCGAAAGGCAGAACTGGGGACATTGGATGGTCAGCATTCTTCCAGGTATTGACGACAGATTGTGGGGGAG GTTTAAAAGAGAGAGTATGGATCTATTGGACAGATTTCAAAATGAAAGTAAGGAGCTACGCAGCCGTGATAAACAACGTCTTCAGCAACTGCAG gGATTCACTGGTCAACAATCTGCATTGGATGTTCCCATGGGCAGCTTCTGTAATCAATCAAGTAATGTTGGGTACCTACCTGCATGGCAGCAGCAATATCAGCTACCTGGACAGGACGTCGCCTTTCTGCAAAACCGGTCTAAAACTCAAGCAGACATTGAACCTATAAGAGCACATTCTGCTCCACCTGTTACATACAACATCAAGTATTGCCAGTGTAATAATGCAATCGGATTCAATGAACGTTGA
- the LOC143083769 gene encoding uncharacterized protein LOC143083769 encodes MRFSIALFVFVVVISTTRAFLEKVCVCINDNDYKAICYSYGGFVLRNNVLIAVLKDESIIAIPLSSSKVKAGGNCVGAVRTIRPSKDKRFFIPHLIDIDIGKGGIKVDTAVGGVSVGKDGLNVDTLAGGTGIGKNGLNVNTALGSVGINKDGVKAKVDTPLGGFNVSAGKGGVSAGGKVDVPAVGSLGGAVNVDNSGKVSGGGEASVNFLGVGEVGGHVNVDKNGKVSGGGEVGLELGPLAHAGVHVDVDKNGKVSTGVDANANLGPLGSVGAHVDVNQNGKVSTGVNGQASLGKLGSVSGHVDVDQNGKVSGGGNGQAQLGSIGSVGGNINVDKNGQVSGSVHGTANLGNASFSGNINMANGHVSGGAQGHANIGHLGSVGGNMKVDNNGQVSGGVQGTANLGNASMGGNVNIANGQLSGGAQGHAHLGNLGSVGVNINVTNGQVSGGVHGQANIGSLGSVTGSLTSGSGGQTGGVNLNLGSQNSGSQTGSTSGSGSGSASLGVGSSATGKLTQTINGMFGNFMSGSNLGLNAMMAKGGLSNTLGGSGGGSGSSANDFSPQTLNQQVGVQQFFMQKMQQGRRRRFNL; translated from the exons ATGAGGTTCAGTATCGCTCTATTTGTGTTTGTAGTCGTCATTTCAACGACTAGGGCCTTTTTAGAAAAGGTCTGTGTTTGTATAAATGATAACG aCTATAAAGCCATCTGTTATTCGTATGGAGGTTTTGTACTAAGGAACAATGTATTAATTGCTGTTTTAAAGGATGAATCG ATCATTGCAATTCCATTgtcaagttcaaaggtcaaggcaGGTGGTAACTGTGTTGGTGCTGTACGTACAATTCGTCCATCAAAAG ATAAAAGATTTTTCATACCACATTTGATAGACATTGATATTGGAAAAGGTGGAATAAAAGTGGACACTGCGGTCGGTGGTGTTAGTGTAGGGAAGGATGGCCTTAATGTCGACACATTAGCCGGTGGTACTGGGATAGGAAAAAATGGCCTAAATGTAAACACAGCACTCGGTAGTGTAGGTATCAACAAGGATGGTGTCAAGGCCAAAGTGGACACTCCCCTCGGTGGGTTCAATGTCTCAGCAGGGAAGGGTGGCGTCAGCGCTGGTGGAAAAGTTGACGTTCCTGCTGTTGGTAGTCTAGGTGGTGCCGTGAATGTTGACAATAGTGGTAAAGTCAGTGGCGGTGGAGAAGCTTCTGTCAATTTCTTAGGTGTTGGCGAAGTTGGAGGTCACGTTAACGTAGATAAAAACGGCAAAGTCAGTGGCGGTGGTGAAGTTGGGTTAGAACTTGGTCCTCTAGCTCACGCTGGAGTTCATGTTGATGTAGATAAAAATGGTAAGGTCAGCACTGGAGTTGATGCAAATGCAAATTTAGGTCCACTTGGCAGCGTGGGAGCTCATGTTGATGTTAACCAAAATGGAAAAGTATCTACAGGTGTGAATGGACAGGCCAGTTTGGGCAAGTTAGGTAGCGTAAGTGGGCATGTGGATGTCGATCAAAACGGGAAAGTAAGCGGTGGTgggaatggacaggctcaactgGGTTCTATTGGAAGTGTTGGCGGCAATATAAATGTGGACAAAAACGGACAGGTGTCAGGCAGTGTTCATGGAACTGCAAATCTTGGAAATGCCAGTTTTAGCGGCAATATCAACATGGCAAATGGACATGTAAGTGGCGGGGCACAAGGTCATGCAAATATCGGTCATTTAGGAAGCGTCGGTGGCAATATGAAAGTAGATAACAATGGACAAGTGTCAGGCGGTGTTCAAGGAACTGCAAATCTTGGAAACGCAAGCATGGGCGGTAATGTCAACATTGCAAATGGACAATTAAGTGGCGGGGCACAAGGTCATGCACATCTAGGTAATTTAGGAAGCGTCGGTGTCAATATAAACGTGACAAATGGTCAGGTTTCTGGTGGGGTACATGGACAGGCTAATATTGGATCTCTTGGAAGTGTTACCGGAAGTTTGACAAGTGGTTCAGGCGGCCAAACTGGTGGTGTAAACCTTAATCTTGGAAGTCAAAACTCAGGGTCTCAAACTGGGTCTACATCTGGTTCCGGTTCAGGATCAGCAAGTTTAGGTGTAGGAAGCTCTGCAACTGGTAAACTAACGCAGACAATAAACGGAATGTTTGGAAATTTCATGAGTGGATCAAATCTTGGTCTCAATGCAATGATGGCAAAAGGAGGATTGAGTAATACACTGGGTGGAAGCGGTGGCGGCAGTGGGAGCA GTGCAAATGATTTCAGTCCACAAACACTAAATCAGCAAG TTGGTGTACAACAGTTTTTCATGCAGAAAATGCAGCAAGGAAGAAGGCGACGATTCAATCTGTAA
- the LOC143083768 gene encoding uncharacterized protein LOC143083768 isoform X1, translating to MRTRGRGRGRGGRGRGRIVSVAPETETTNTQETNEQTQNSDTEQPANTNKEKRKRSKPLEIPQEKQDELADWYRENEPLYNKAHYQYKDTALKNTRWQAKANELGVEDWKTLRTWVESMRSQLGRLTREGNKSGSGRKDDTQRDKWIKEKFGFLGPHIARIETRGGINLKEKLKAKYGTDACVDSPSEHEDEEESQEDDERRSRCNLEETSSTIDIPSPIVTTKTKKKYQKMQSPVEKDIQEAIKQSSQLQKQVQAKLASHADMTPERQNWGHWMVSILPGIDDRLWGRFKRESMDLLDRFQNESKELRSRDKQRLQQLQGFTGQQSALDVPMGSFCNQSSNVGYLPAWQQQYQLPGQDVAFLQNRSKTQADIEPIRAHSAPPVTYNIKYCQCNNAIGFNER from the exons ATGAGGACCAGAGGCAGAGGAAGGGGTCGTGGTGGGCGTGGCAGAGGCCGCATAGTTAGTGTGGCGCCTGAGACTGAAACAActaatacacaagaaacaaatGAGCAAACACAAAATAGTGATACTGAACAGCCAGCTAATACCAATAAAGAGAAGCGCAAAAGAAGCAAGCCATTAGAAATACCACAAGAAAAGCAGGATGAGTTGGCAGATTGGTATAGAGAAAACGAACCTCTATACAACaaag CTCATTATCAGTACAAAGATACTGCTCTCAAAAATACACGATGGCAAGCAAAAGCTAACGAGCTAGGGGTAGAGGATTGGAAGACTCTCAGGACATGGGTTGAGTCAATGAGATCTCAGCTCGGAAGACTGACACGAGAAGGCAATAAATCTGGTTCAGGCAGAAAAGATGATACTCAAAGAGACAAATGGATCAAAGAAAAATTTGGCTTCTTGGGTCCACATATTGCCAGAATAGAAACCAGAGGAGGAATAAAC CTGAAAGAGAAACTCAAGGCAAAATACGGAACAGATGCTTGCGTCGATTCTCCCAGTGAACATGAGGACGAAGAGGAAAGTCAAGAAGACGATGAAAGAAG atcgCGATGTAATCTTGAGGAGACGTCCAGCACAATAGATATTCCCTCTCCTATAGTTACaacaaaaacgaaaaagaaatacCAGAAGATGCAATCTCCAGTTGAAAAAGACATCCAGGAAGCAATAAAACAGTCTTCTCAATTACAGAAACAAGTGCAGGCTAAGCTGGCTAGTCACGCGGACATGACACCCGAAAGGCAGAACTGGGGACATTGGATGGTCAGCATTCTTCCAGGTATTGACGACAGATTGTGGGGGAG GTTTAAAAGAGAGAGTATGGATCTATTGGACAGATTTCAAAATGAAAGTAAGGAGCTACGCAGCCGTGATAAACAACGTCTTCAGCAACTGCAG gGATTCACTGGTCAACAATCTGCATTGGATGTTCCCATGGGCAGCTTCTGTAATCAATCAAGTAATGTTGGGTACCTACCTGCATGGCAGCAGCAATATCAGCTACCTGGACAGGACGTCGCCTTTCTGCAAAACCGGTCTAAAACTCAAGCAGACATTGAACCTATAAGAGCACATTCTGCTCCACCTGTTACATACAACATCAAGTATTGCCAGTGTAATAATGCAATCGGATTCAATGAACGTTGA